One Fusobacterium sp. DD2 genomic window carries:
- a CDS encoding DUF3798 domain-containing protein yields MKKYVMIVLMFIVSLFSFAETPDYHIGVVSGTVSQSEDSLRGAEALAKMYGTVENGGMVTHVTYPDNFMQEMETTISQIVALADDPKMKAIILVEAVPGTVEAFRRIRKARPDILLIANSPHEDPDIIAEAADLVTNPDNVARGYLIVKAAQRMGAKKFVHISFPRHLSYELLSRRRNIMAATAKDLGMEFIDMSAPDPVSDVGVAGAQQYILEQVPNWLKKYGKDTAFFATNDAHTEPLLKRISEDGGYFVEADLPSPTMGYPGALGIKFTEEEKGNWPKILKKVEDTVVSKGAAGRMGTWAYSYNFISAIALGDHVRNVIEHGADLTDFDSIIESYNKFTPGAKWNGSNYTDVNGVEKDNFFLLYQDTYVLGQGYLHMTDEKVPEKYFKIK; encoded by the coding sequence ATGAAAAAGTATGTAATGATTGTTTTGATGTTCATTGTGTCATTATTTAGCTTTGCAGAAACTCCAGATTACCATATTGGGGTAGTAAGTGGAACTGTATCTCAATCTGAGGACAGTTTGAGAGGAGCTGAAGCATTAGCTAAGATGTATGGTACAGTTGAAAATGGTGGAATGGTTACTCATGTAACATATCCGGATAACTTTATGCAGGAAATGGAAACAACTATATCTCAAATAGTTGCCCTGGCAGATGACCCTAAGATGAAGGCCATCATCCTTGTTGAAGCCGTACCAGGAACTGTTGAGGCTTTTAGAAGAATAAGAAAAGCTAGACCAGATATCTTATTAATTGCAAACTCACCACATGAAGACCCAGATATTATAGCTGAGGCAGCAGATTTAGTAACAAACCCTGATAATGTGGCAAGAGGATATCTAATTGTAAAAGCAGCACAAAGAATGGGAGCTAAAAAATTTGTACATATATCATTCCCAAGACACTTAAGTTATGAACTTCTATCTAGAAGAAGAAACATAATGGCAGCAACTGCTAAAGATTTAGGAATGGAATTTATAGATATGTCTGCACCAGACCCAGTAAGTGACGTTGGTGTAGCAGGAGCACAACAATATATTCTAGAACAAGTACCTAACTGGTTGAAAAAATATGGTAAAGATACAGCGTTCTTTGCAACAAACGACGCTCACACAGAACCACTTTTAAAGAGAATTTCTGAAGACGGTGGATACTTTGTAGAAGCAGACCTACCTTCACCTACTATGGGATATCCAGGAGCTTTAGGAATCAAATTTACTGAAGAAGAAAAAGGAAATTGGCCAAAGATTTTAAAGAAAGTTGAAGATACTGTTGTATCAAAAGGTGCAGCTGGAAGAATGGGAACTTGGGCTTATTCTTATAACTTTATATCAGCTATTGCCTTAGGTGACCATGTAAGAAACGTAATAGAACATGGTGCAGATTTAACAGACTTTGATTCTATAATTGAATCTTATAATAAATTTACACCAGGTGCAAAATGGAATGGAAGTAACTATACTGATGTAAATGGTGTAGAAAAAGATAACTTCTTCTTGTTATATCAAGATACTTATGTATTAGGACAAGGATATCTTCATATGACAGATGAAAAAGTACCAGAAAAATACTTTAAAATTAAATAA